TTGGAGGATTTGGCCGAAGATCGCACTTGCCGTGCCGAGGTCGCCTTCCGCCATGAGCGCTGCGGCATGCTGGATCGCTTCCGCCGTCTCTGCCGCACCGTCGTCCGGCCCGCCTGCGGCCAGGAGCCGGTCGGCGAACGCCTTGACCTGGCTTTCAGGCAATGCGCCGACAAAGCCGTCGACCACACGCCCGTCGGCCACAGCGAACACGGCGGGAATCGACTGAACGCGAAATTGCTGGGCGATCTGCGGGTTCTTGTCGATATCGACCTTGACGAGGCGCAGTTTGCCTTTCGCCTGGCGCACGATCTTCTCGAGGATCGGGCCAAGCTGTTTGCACGGGCCGCACCAGGTCGCCCACAAATCGACGATCACCGGCGCTTCGCGCGAGGCGTCGATCACGTCCTTCTTGAAGCTCGCAGCGGTCGCATCCTTGACCAGGCCGGCGTCGCCGCCGGAAGCGGGGCTTCCGTGTTCATCGATGATTGTCTGCATACGCCTTCAATCCCCTTCTGGATCGCCTGCTGGCTTGCTTGGGCGGGATTGCCGCCCGGATGGCGGCGGGTCGCGATCCGTCCCGCTCTCTATCGCGCCATCTAAATGGCGGCTCTCCCGCGTTCTGGCAAGTCCACCCCCTCAAGCGGCCCCGGCGGCACCCTCAGCCGGAAGCGGGGCGTCGAAGTCCAGGATAAGCGGTTCATGCCCCGTCGAGCGCAGAAAGGCAAGGAGGTCCTGCGGGGAAATCGACGTGGTCTGGGAGTTGACGAGGGGGTGATAATTGAGGGGATCGCAAGCCATCATGCGCGTCTCGAGCACCACCTTGACCCTGCCCCCGCGATCGTTGACCACGCCGAAAGGTGTCACGGAGCCCGGGGTCACGCCCAAGAGGTCCATCAGCAGCTCCGGATTGCCGAACGAGAGGGTCTTCTTGGCGCCGAGCTGGCGCCGCAGGCGCTTGAGATCGACCGGACGATCCTCAAGGGCGACAACCAGCCAAACCCGATCGGCCTTGTCCTTGACGAAGAGGCTTTTGCAATGCCCGCCCGGCAACTTGCCGCGAAGCTGCTTGCTCTCCTCGACGGTGAACACAGGCGGATGATGATGATTCGTCGTGC
The sequence above is a segment of the Alphaproteobacteria bacterium genome. Coding sequences within it:
- the trxA gene encoding thioredoxin, which encodes MQTIIDEHGSPASGGDAGLVKDATAASFKKDVIDASREAPVIVDLWATWCGPCKQLGPILEKIVRQAKGKLRLVKVDIDKNPQIAQQFRVQSIPAVFAVADGRVVDGFVGALPESQVKAFADRLLAAGGPDDGAAETAEAIQHAAALMAEGDLGTASAIFGQILQQEPDNIAAIGGLARCHAKAGNLAQAKELLASVPPEKSGDPEIAAARSALELAEQAEKSGPIDELRARVAANPSDNAARLELANGLYAGGRNEEAVEELLDLIKRDRKWNDEAARKQLLKLFEALGNGNPIVSAGRRRLSALLFS
- a CDS encoding prolyl-tRNA synthetase associated domain-containing protein codes for the protein MPVTPEALLARFQELGFRTTNHHHPPVFTVEESKQLRGKLPGGHCKSLFVKDKADRVWLVVALEDRPVDLKRLRRQLGAKKTLSFGNPELLMDLLGVTPGSVTPFGVVNDRGGRVKVVLETRMMACDPLNYHPLVNSQTTSISPQDLLAFLRSTGHEPLILDFDAPLPAEGAAGAA